GCTATTCGCATGAGAATGAAGATAAGCTGGATCACTAGACGCGATCAAGAAGTTACCTGCAGGTAACGGTCTACTTTTGCTTTAACTGGCGCAGGAATTTTTCAACGGGCAGCGTGTTGATGATGTTTTTCTTTGATGCCCAACCGCGGCGCGCCTGGTCGATTCCGTAATCCAGATAGCCGAACTCGGCTGTCGCATGAGCATCGGAATCGATGCACATTTTCACTCCGGCTTCGACACATTTCCGGATGTGCTCATCTTTCATGTCCAGCCGGTCCGGTGAAGCATCGATTTCCAAAACGGTTCCGGTCCGGGCGGCAGCTGCAATCACTGCATCGACATCGAGCTCAATCGGATTCCTTTTGATTATTTTGCGCGCGGTCAGATGGAAAACGATATCCACATGTGGATTCTCCATCACCCTCAGGATCCGCGCAGTCTGCTCTTCCCGCGACAAATGAAAATGATGATGAACCGCTGCGCCTACCACATCCAGCTCGGCCAGAACTTCATCCGCGATGTCCAACGTTCCATCTTTCATGATGTTCAATTCAGCGCCAGCGAGGATTCGAAATTTTCTCTTTGCCTTTTTAAATTTTTCGTTGATCCGACGAATGACTTTCATTTGCTCGCGCAATTTGGTTTCATCGGAACCGTTTGTCATCGGCAGACCTTTCGTGTGATCCGTAATCGCGATATATTCCAGGCCCATCTTTTCCGCCGCATCGGCCATCACTTCAATCGAATCATCTCCATCCGTCCAGTCCGTTTGGACCTGCAAGTCCCCTTTTAGGTCCCCGTATTCGATCAGGTCCGGCAAACTCTTTTTAAGCGCAGCTTCAATCTCGCCGGAATCTTCCCGCAATTCAGGCGCAACGTATTGCATACCCAGAGATTCGTAGATGCTCTCTTCCGTGGCTCCCGCAATTTTCCGGTCTCCTTCGAACAATCCATACTCGTTCAGTTTCCATCCTCGCTTGATCGCGCGCTCTCGAAGCGAGACACAATGATTCTTGGATCCCGTGAAGTAGCACATTGCAGCACCGAAAGATTCTTCCGGCACGATGCGCAAATCCGCATCCATGAGATTTCGCAGGCGTACGTTTATTTTGGTATTCCCCTTCCCGTAAACATGATCCACGAGTGAAAGGGCCACGAATCGTTCTGCAATCTTTTCCGGGCTTGAGGAGGTGACGACAATATCCATGTCTCCAATCGTTTCTCTTTTTCTGCGAAGCGAACCTGCAATCGCGACTCTTCCCGCTTCCGGAAATTGGGAGACCTGTTGTTCCAGCGTTTTTGCAACTTTGATCGCGCTTCCAAAAGTGCGCCGGTTGCCCGATTTCTCCAGGAATTGAAGACCCTTCAATATCTTCTCTTCTGATCGCGCGCCGAACGATGGAAGTTCTCTGATTTTTCCTTCCCGCGCAGCCTTTTCCAGCTCCGCCAAATTCGTGATTCTCAACTTCTTCCACAAAGTGAAAATCATCTTCGGACCGAGTCCGCCTACTCGTCTCAACTGCAACACATCCACCGGGATTTTCTTTCGGTAGTTGTCATATTCCGGAAAGCTTCCTGTTTTATGAAGTTTTTCAATGTGATCGGCAATGCTTTTCCCGACTCCCGGAATTTTCGTCAACGCCTTCAGTCCGCCTTTGCGAAGAATCTCTTCCAGACTTTCATCGAGACTTTGTATGGCAGCACCGGCCCTTTCGTAAGCTTGCGGCTTAAATGGAATGCCTTCCATTTCGCAAAAAAGGGCCATCTCAAAAAGGATTCGAGCAATCTGCTGGTTCGTCATATAAGGAATGATAGTGTGGAACGTGTCCGCTGCCTAATAGCGGATATGGATAGTGCTCGCAAAAGTGAGATACACAGCGATGGCTTTTCCATTCTTCAGTGCCGGTTTAAATTTCCATTGCTTCATGGATTCAGCCACGGCTTTGTCAATCAAAGCATGTGCACATCTGAGGAGTTTGATGTTTGTGACCTCACCTTTGGAGGTGATCACGGCTTCCAGCATCAAGAATTTTGAAGGGAGGTAGATACCCTTGAGTTCCGGAAGCCGTGCGTTCACCTGTTTTAACAAAACGGGAGGAGTCACGTTTCTATCGACATAGATTGGTTTTTCATCAGCGTGAGCAAGAGATACCAACAGGAGAAGTGCAAAGGTCACGCGTTTCATACTCTACTTGTATGACACCGGAAGCCTTATCTTTGTTTCTTTGTTAACTTCAAATCGCTATAACGCCCTTACGGCTTGGGGATGCGTAGCGTTTTGCTGATCATAGTCGAACCGAAGAGCAAATAAAGAAGCGAAATCAAATGGAGCTCCATCCCCAGAATTCGCACCGGATACAGATCTCCGTGAGAGAATGCAAAAAGTGTGATTGCAAGTGGAATGATATTCAGCGGCACGGGGGTGCCTTCAAAATACTTCACTTTGCCCTGAGGTGATTCCGCCAGTTGTTCGGCTGTGATGTTGTATCGGGCAAGTCTGCTGATGCTGCACGCAGCGAAGTAAATCAGTATGATCTGATCCAGCACGCTTTGAAGCCCGATTGCATAAGCGATGGCTGCGGGCGCTGCTCCGAACGAAATGACATCGGCCAGCGAATCCATCTCACGTCCCATCGGAGAAGCTTTGTGTCTCCATCTCGCGATGCGTCCATCCAGAAAATCGAAAACGATTGCCAGTGGAATAATGCCCACAGCCGTATACAACTCTCTGCGATCGCCCGTGGCGGTGAAACTCATCGCTTGAAAAATCGCTGCAACTCCGCAAAAACCATTCGCAAGCGTAAAAAGATCCGCGAAGTGAAAATCGCGAATCATCGAGAATCGGCGAACTGGTTGGGCGGATTGCTCTTTCGACACTCGCTTCTTCATGAGAGATTCTAGGATTTTATCATCTCATGCAGGCTGGAAGGCCTCACCAATCATATCGATCAGCCGGAGGGCGAGTTTTGCATCAGGGTCATTCCTGACGTTGAATTCTGTCAGCACAAGTCCGACTGCTTGACGGCTTCCCAGGAACACCTGCAGTGCTTGTTGCGTTTTCAGCAGAGTAAGTCCTGGTTTGTGAGGTATGTCCGCGGCTGAAAAATCATCGGAATCAACCACATCAACGTCAAAATGTATCAGGATGTGCTTCGCCCTGCTCTCCAGCTCATCTAAGGCTTGCATGGCGGCAGTCTGCACTATACCCCTAATCTGTTCAAGCGGATATCTGGCCATCCGAGTCTCTTGCAGCAGCTTGACTTCCACAGGATCAATTCCGCCAGCCTCAACGCTATACCCGAAAAGAGATACGGCTTGCTCATCCAGCAGGGGATAACGCGACCCCAAATGGCTTAGTTCGTCCACACCCTTTCCAAGGATGTGGGCGAGCACCATTCCGTCGAAGATTCCCGATAAAGTCGTTTCCGGCGTGTTCAGATCCACATCGCCATCGCAGTAAATCATTCCTAAGCTTGCGAAATGTTTTGTTAGGGCTGCAAGGACGCCGATGGTTATCGTACAATCTCCTCCAACAACCAACGGCCATGCCCGGTTTGCAACAGCCAAATCAACAGCACTGATTACCTGCCTGAGAACTCGGAGGACATGAGTAAGATTCTGCTGTTTTGCATTTTGCTTATCCGGAGAAAACGAAACCTGACTGAGGTCACCCAGATCCAAAACGTCTCGACCAGTGGAGCGCAGGCGGTCCACCAACCCTGCGTTGCGAAGAAATCGAGGCGCTTCCTCCTGGCCTAATTGGCGAGCGCCAGCGCTCGAAGGAACGCCAATCAAGGCGATTTTGTTTGCATCATATACGGATTCTCTCAAGGTTCCTCCTTCGTGTTTCGTACACGCCTGTGTTGATGTAACGAGTAAAATATACTATACTCGTTACGCTGATTATATATGTCATTACAGCAATGAGCAAACAACGCTTCGACGCAGGATTCACTCCTCAGAGCTCATGGTTGGACCTGGTAAACAGCCAGCAGTGGGACGGATTCGGCCGCTTGACTGATCATTTGCTGGAACCAAGGTGGGTGGCAAGGTTTCTGAGATATTGGAAACTTCCCGAAAAGCTGATTCTGACAAATCCGATTGTAGAGCTGGCCCAACTTCGGAACTTCCTGAGACGGTCGATCGAAAAGATCGCATCGGGTGAATCACTGAGCCGGCAAGATTTATGGACTTTCAATGCTTTTCTGAATGCGCCAGGCTACCTCAAACTCGTTGCAAAAGGAAAACGAATACGCACCGAGCTGAGACCTTTGCGCCTCGATTGGACATGGATCAAATCACAAGTGGCTGCGTCGTTCGTTGATTCATTCCAGCAGCAGCGCAATCGAATCAAGATCTGCGAAAATACCGGATGTCGGTGGGCTTTTTTCGATAAAACCAAAGGCAATATCAGGCGATGGTGCAAGGACACAAGATGCGGTAATCGTGATCGAGTACGTCGCGCCCGCGCCCGTCACCGGAGTCTCTCATAAGCGTCCGCTGTATATTGTTAAACCTTACCGGCGCGTTCGAGACGTTTGTAGAGAGCGAGGGAATATCCCGCAGTGATCAGGACTCCAATTATTAGGAGGGCGATTGCAAATACCGGTGTCACGCCTGCAATCGTTGTGAGGAAGCCAATCACTCCAACAACCACGAAA
Above is a genomic segment from bacterium containing:
- a CDS encoding arginase family protein: MRESVYDANKIALIGVPSSAGARQLGQEEAPRFLRNAGLVDRLRSTGRDVLDLGDLSQVSFSPDKQNAKQQNLTHVLRVLRQVISAVDLAVANRAWPLVVGGDCTITIGVLAALTKHFASLGMIYCDGDVDLNTPETTLSGIFDGMVLAHILGKGVDELSHLGSRYPLLDEQAVSLFGYSVEAGGIDPVEVKLLQETRMARYPLEQIRGIVQTAAMQALDELESRAKHILIHFDVDVVDSDDFSAADIPHKPGLTLLKTQQALQVFLGSRQAVGLVLTEFNVRNDPDAKLALRLIDMIGEAFQPA
- a CDS encoding CGNR zinc finger domain-containing protein; translated protein: MSKQRFDAGFTPQSSWLDLVNSQQWDGFGRLTDHLLEPRWVARFLRYWKLPEKLILTNPIVELAQLRNFLRRSIEKIASGESLSRQDLWTFNAFLNAPGYLKLVAKGKRIRTELRPLRLDWTWIKSQVAASFVDSFQQQRNRIKICENTGCRWAFFDKTKGNIRRWCKDTRCGNRDRVRRARARHRSLS
- the pssA gene encoding CDP-diacylglycerol--serine O-phosphatidyltransferase yields the protein MKKRVSKEQSAQPVRRFSMIRDFHFADLFTLANGFCGVAAIFQAMSFTATGDRRELYTAVGIIPLAIVFDFLDGRIARWRHKASPMGREMDSLADVISFGAAPAAIAYAIGLQSVLDQIILIYFAACSISRLARYNITAEQLAESPQGKVKYFEGTPVPLNIIPLAITLFAFSHGDLYPVRILGMELHLISLLYLLFGSTMISKTLRIPKP
- the polX gene encoding DNA polymerase/3'-5' exonuclease PolX, translating into MTNQQIARILFEMALFCEMEGIPFKPQAYERAGAAIQSLDESLEEILRKGGLKALTKIPGVGKSIADHIEKLHKTGSFPEYDNYRKKIPVDVLQLRRVGGLGPKMIFTLWKKLRITNLAELEKAAREGKIRELPSFGARSEEKILKGLQFLEKSGNRRTFGSAIKVAKTLEQQVSQFPEAGRVAIAGSLRRKRETIGDMDIVVTSSSPEKIAERFVALSLVDHVYGKGNTKINVRLRNLMDADLRIVPEESFGAAMCYFTGSKNHCVSLRERAIKRGWKLNEYGLFEGDRKIAGATEESIYESLGMQYVAPELREDSGEIEAALKKSLPDLIEYGDLKGDLQVQTDWTDGDDSIEVMADAAEKMGLEYIAITDHTKGLPMTNGSDETKLREQMKVIRRINEKFKKAKRKFRILAGAELNIMKDGTLDIADEVLAELDVVGAAVHHHFHLSREEQTARILRVMENPHVDIVFHLTARKIIKRNPIELDVDAVIAAAARTGTVLEIDASPDRLDMKDEHIRKCVEAGVKMCIDSDAHATAEFGYLDYGIDQARRGWASKKNIINTLPVEKFLRQLKQK
- a CDS encoding energy transducer TonB; protein product: MKRVTFALLLLVSLAHADEKPIYVDRNVTPPVLLKQVNARLPELKGIYLPSKFLMLEAVITSKGEVTNIKLLRCAHALIDKAVAESMKQWKFKPALKNGKAIAVYLTFASTIHIRY